Proteins from a single region of Streptomyces glaucescens:
- a CDS encoding transglycosylase family protein has translation MAVRGRHRRYQPNRINRASLTVTAGGAGMALPFVGAGAAPAADVATWDKVAACESTNDWNINTGNGYYGGLQFSQSTWEAYGGTAYAPRADLATKDQQIAVAEKVLDGQGPGAWPACSQEAGLTRGGEGPGVRPDGGASPRTVRASVADVRPQTTPQSRAGRAEMYTVVRGDTLSAIAEERRVKGGWRGLYAANRTTIGADPDLIVPGQRLTLRGKAPGGTTTAPAAEPREEREEETAGSAGTTGSRPGATQGRDGSLVAPVSAALGTPYRASGSSWSKGYHTGVDFPVPTGTSVKSVAPGRVVSAGWGGSFGYEVVIRHGDGRYTQYAHLSAISVKTGQSVGGGQRIGRAGSTGNSSGPHLHFEVRTGPGFGSDVDPVAYLRAGGVRI, from the coding sequence ATGGCCGTACGCGGCCGGCACCGCCGGTACCAGCCGAACAGGATCAACCGCGCCTCACTCACCGTCACGGCGGGCGGGGCCGGGATGGCCCTCCCGTTCGTCGGTGCCGGAGCCGCACCGGCGGCCGACGTGGCGACCTGGGACAAGGTCGCCGCGTGCGAGTCGACCAACGACTGGAACATCAACACCGGCAACGGGTACTACGGCGGACTGCAGTTCAGCCAGTCCACCTGGGAGGCCTACGGAGGCACGGCGTACGCGCCGCGCGCGGACCTGGCCACCAAGGACCAGCAGATCGCCGTCGCCGAGAAGGTGCTCGACGGGCAGGGCCCGGGTGCCTGGCCGGCGTGCTCGCAGGAGGCCGGGCTGACGCGCGGCGGCGAGGGCCCGGGCGTCCGGCCCGACGGCGGCGCCTCGCCGCGGACCGTGCGCGCCTCGGTCGCCGACGTGCGGCCCCAGACCACGCCCCAGTCGCGGGCCGGCCGGGCCGAGATGTACACCGTGGTGCGCGGCGACACGCTGTCCGCGATCGCCGAGGAGCGGCGCGTCAAGGGCGGCTGGCGGGGCCTGTACGCGGCGAACCGCACCACCATCGGCGCGGACCCCGACCTGATCGTCCCCGGCCAGCGGCTCACCCTGCGCGGCAAGGCGCCCGGCGGCACGACGACCGCCCCCGCGGCCGAGCCGAGGGAAGAGCGCGAGGAGGAGACCGCGGGGTCCGCGGGCACGACCGGCTCCCGCCCCGGGGCCACGCAGGGAAGGGACGGCTCCCTCGTCGCCCCGGTGAGCGCCGCCCTCGGCACCCCGTACCGGGCGTCGGGTTCGAGCTGGTCGAAGGGCTATCACACGGGTGTCGACTTCCCCGTGCCCACCGGCACCTCGGTCAAGTCCGTCGCGCCGGGCCGGGTGGTCAGCGCGGGCTGGGGCGGCTCCTTCGGCTACGAGGTGGTCATCCGGCACGGCGACGGCCGCTACACCCAGTACGCCCACCTGTCGGCGATCTCCGTGAAGACGGGGCAGTCGGTGGGCGGCGGCCAGCGCATCGGCCGCGCGGGCTCCACCGGGAACAGCTCGGGCCCGCACCTGCACTTCGAGGTGCGGACCGGACCCGGGTTCGGCTCGGACGTCGACCCGGTGGCCTATCTGCGGGCGGGCGGGGTCAGGATCTGA
- the gndA gene encoding NADP-dependent phosphogluconate dehydrogenase, translating to MSTSAQIGVTGLAVMGRNLARNFARNGYTVAVHNRTAARTRALVEEFGGEGEFVAAETAEEFVAALERPRRLVVMVKAGEPTDAVIGEFAPLLEPGDMIIDGGNAHFADTRRREAELRERGIHFVGTGISGGEEGALNGPSIMPGGSKESYASLGPMLEKISAKAADGTPCVTHVGPDGAGHFVKMVHNGIEYADMQLIGEAYQLLRDVAGYEPARIAEIFRTWNTGRLDSYLIEITAEVLSHVDAATGRPFVDVVTDRAEQKGTGRWTVQIALDLGVPVSGIAEAVFARSLSGHAALRAASRGLAGPTPSPLDEAEAAAFADRVEQALYASKIVSYTQGFHEVAAGSEEYGWSIDLGRVAAIWRGGCIIRAAFLDRIRAAYDARPDLPSLLSDETFAREIAAAQDDWREVLVAATRQGVPAPGFAAALAYYDALRAERLPAALTQGQRDFFGAHTYRRTDREGSFHTLWGGDRSEVPA from the coding sequence ATGAGCACGTCAGCCCAGATCGGCGTCACGGGACTCGCGGTCATGGGCCGCAACCTGGCCCGCAACTTCGCGCGCAACGGCTACACGGTCGCGGTGCACAACCGGACGGCGGCGCGGACCCGCGCGCTGGTCGAGGAGTTCGGCGGCGAGGGCGAGTTCGTCGCGGCCGAGACCGCCGAGGAGTTCGTGGCGGCGCTGGAGCGTCCCCGCCGGCTGGTCGTCATGGTGAAGGCGGGAGAGCCGACCGACGCCGTGATCGGTGAGTTCGCCCCGCTGCTGGAGCCGGGCGACATGATCATCGACGGGGGCAACGCGCACTTCGCCGACACCCGGCGCCGGGAGGCCGAACTGCGCGAGCGCGGCATCCACTTCGTCGGCACCGGCATCTCCGGCGGTGAGGAGGGCGCCCTCAACGGGCCGAGCATCATGCCGGGCGGCTCGAAGGAGTCGTACGCCTCGCTCGGCCCGATGCTGGAGAAGATCTCCGCGAAGGCGGCGGACGGGACGCCCTGTGTGACCCACGTCGGCCCCGACGGTGCCGGGCACTTCGTGAAGATGGTGCACAACGGCATCGAGTACGCCGACATGCAGCTGATCGGCGAGGCGTACCAGCTGCTGCGCGACGTCGCCGGGTACGAGCCGGCGCGGATCGCGGAGATCTTCCGCACGTGGAACACCGGCCGCCTGGACTCCTACCTGATCGAGATCACCGCCGAGGTGCTGTCCCACGTGGACGCCGCCACGGGCCGGCCGTTCGTGGACGTGGTGACGGACCGGGCCGAGCAGAAGGGCACCGGTCGCTGGACCGTGCAGATCGCCCTCGACCTGGGGGTGCCGGTCTCCGGCATCGCGGAGGCGGTGTTCGCGCGGTCGCTGTCCGGGCACGCGGCGCTGCGCGCGGCCTCGCGCGGGCTGGCGGGACCCACACCGTCCCCGCTGGACGAGGCGGAGGCCGCCGCCTTCGCGGACCGGGTGGAACAGGCGCTGTACGCCTCCAAGATCGTGTCGTACACCCAGGGCTTCCACGAGGTCGCCGCGGGCAGCGAGGAGTACGGCTGGAGCATCGACCTGGGCCGGGTCGCCGCCATCTGGCGCGGCGGCTGCATCATCCGCGCGGCGTTCCTGGACCGGATCCGCGCCGCGTACGACGCCCGCCCCGACCTGCCGAGCCTGCTGTCCGACGAGACGTTCGCGCGGGAGATCGCGGCGGCGCAGGACGACTGGCGGGAGGTGCTCGTCGCGGCGACCCGGCAGGGAGTGCCGGCACCCGGCTTCGCGGCGGCGCTGGCGTACTACGACGCGCTGCGGGCCGAGCGGCTGCCCGCGGCGCTGACGCAGGGGCAGCGGGACTTCTTCGGGGCGCACACGTACCGGCGGACCGATCGGGAGGGGTCGTTCCACACGCTGTGGGGCGGGGATCGGTCGGAGGTCCCGGCGTAG
- a CDS encoding GNAT family N-acetyltransferase translates to MLIREATADDWPRIWPFWHRIVAGADTYTWDPDTGEEAARALWMSPAKRVYVAEDASGAVVGSAYLTPNYGGPAARIANAGFMVDPDQGGRGIGRALAEHVLAEATAHGYRGMVFNAVVETNPAVRLWTSLGFTVLGTVPEAFDHPRHGPVGLHIMYKAL, encoded by the coding sequence ATGCTGATCAGAGAAGCCACCGCCGACGACTGGCCGCGCATCTGGCCGTTCTGGCACCGCATCGTCGCCGGCGCCGACACGTACACCTGGGACCCCGACACCGGCGAGGAAGCGGCCCGCGCCCTCTGGATGAGCCCGGCCAAACGCGTCTACGTCGCCGAGGACGCCTCCGGCGCCGTCGTCGGCTCCGCCTACCTGACCCCCAACTACGGCGGGCCCGCCGCCCGCATCGCCAACGCCGGCTTCATGGTCGACCCCGACCAGGGCGGCCGCGGCATCGGCCGCGCCCTCGCCGAGCACGTCCTCGCCGAGGCGACGGCACACGGCTACCGGGGCATGGTGTTCAACGCCGTCGTCGAGACGAACCCCGCCGTGCGGCTCTGGACGTCCCTCGGCTTCACCGTCCTCGGCACGGTGCCGGAGGCCTTCGACCACCCCCGGCACGGACCGGTGGGGCTGCACATCATGTACAAGGCGCTGTGA
- a CDS encoding DMT family transporter: MSALALSVLLSLVSAVAYAGGAIVQERVAETSPGEQYAPLRRPGWWAAVALNGLGGLLHVVALAYGPLSLVQPLGALTIVFALPMAALFVGRRAGATAWRGAVMATVGLAGLLSLVGASDTQSLGGPQQVAVFLATAGAVTALMIAGRAAHRHPAMRALLLATASGIAFGISSVFTKTVAVGWAGGVSVADLPSLAAIGALATAGLLLSQASYRGAGLAAPLATLTVVNPVVAAAVGITMFGETFRYGTTGTALALSCGVVAAGGLILLTTERIARDQSSAEPLSAAGVPAPAASPETLPAAPPASPAPQISSAPPAVPAPKPPTAPAGGEPAAPRGGPEAAPRPVAEDGLEDRAPAGSPFAYAPYGNSLYGVSYVPLPVLDRHRMRIRS, from the coding sequence ATGAGCGCCCTCGCGTTGTCCGTTCTGCTGTCGCTGGTGTCCGCCGTCGCCTACGCGGGCGGGGCGATCGTGCAGGAGCGGGTCGCGGAGACCTCGCCGGGCGAGCAGTACGCGCCGCTGCGCCGGCCGGGCTGGTGGGCGGCGGTGGCGCTGAACGGCCTCGGCGGACTGCTGCACGTGGTGGCGCTGGCGTACGGCCCGCTGAGCCTGGTGCAGCCGCTCGGTGCCCTCACCATCGTCTTCGCGCTGCCCATGGCGGCGCTGTTCGTGGGCCGCCGGGCCGGGGCGACCGCCTGGCGCGGCGCCGTCATGGCGACGGTCGGCCTGGCCGGGCTGCTGTCCCTGGTCGGTGCGTCCGACACCCAGTCGCTGGGCGGGCCGCAGCAGGTCGCGGTGTTCCTGGCGACCGCCGGGGCGGTGACGGCCCTGATGATCGCGGGCCGGGCCGCGCACCGGCACCCGGCGATGCGCGCGCTGCTGCTCGCCACCGCGTCCGGCATCGCGTTCGGCATCTCCTCGGTCTTCACCAAGACGGTCGCGGTCGGCTGGGCCGGCGGGGTGTCCGTGGCCGATCTGCCGTCCCTGGCCGCGATCGGCGCGCTCGCCACGGCCGGTCTGCTGCTGTCCCAGGCCTCCTACCGGGGTGCCGGGCTCGCGGCCCCGCTGGCCACGCTCACCGTGGTGAATCCGGTGGTGGCGGCGGCGGTCGGCATCACGATGTTCGGCGAGACCTTCCGCTACGGCACGACGGGCACCGCGCTCGCGCTGAGCTGCGGTGTGGTCGCGGCGGGCGGCCTGATCCTGCTGACCACCGAGCGCATCGCCCGGGACCAGAGCAGTGCCGAGCCGCTGTCCGCGGCCGGGGTGCCCGCACCCGCGGCGTCGCCGGAGACGCTCCCGGCGGCCCCGCCGGCCTCGCCCGCCCCGCAGATCTCGTCCGCGCCGCCGGCCGTGCCCGCGCCGAAGCCGCCCACCGCCCCGGCCGGCGGCGAGCCCGCCGCGCCGCGGGGAGGGCCCGAGGCCGCGCCGCGCCCGGTGGCGGAGGACGGGCTCGAGGACCGGGCACCGGCCGGCAGCCCGTTCGCGTACGCGCCGTACGGCAACTCGCTCTACGGCGTCTCCTACGTGCCGCTGCCGGTCCTCGACCGGCACCGCATGCGGATCAGATCCTGA
- a CDS encoding (2Fe-2S)-binding protein: MDLDPGLAALRAPGGFFPLRAAEDPPRPLPTLAQVYARRPGNVPGDLLDLRVRKVAAALRAPEPRTAASVAHLGLAARLWSVALGCAVLYGRLPVLDPGRLHWDAGASAPDDLWLPQVRPERRAGDPAALADAVLRAHLVPLAAAVRARHRLAPGLLRGNAASALAGAARTLEQWARAHGRPEAADRTRALTAGLFADPLLAGTGTLTGTAFRRRSCCLYYRVPGSGVCGDCCFTRPPRSSPRTTSG; the protein is encoded by the coding sequence GTGGACCTCGACCCCGGACTCGCCGCGCTGCGCGCGCCCGGCGGCTTCTTCCCGCTGCGCGCCGCCGAGGACCCGCCCCGGCCGCTGCCCACCCTCGCTCAGGTGTACGCACGGCGGCCCGGAAACGTTCCCGGCGACCTGCTGGACCTGCGCGTCCGCAAGGTCGCCGCCGCGCTGCGCGCCCCCGAGCCGCGGACCGCCGCCTCCGTGGCCCACCTGGGGCTCGCCGCCCGCCTCTGGTCCGTCGCCCTGGGCTGCGCCGTGCTCTACGGCCGCCTCCCCGTCCTCGACCCGGGGCGGCTCCACTGGGACGCCGGCGCGAGCGCCCCGGACGACCTGTGGCTGCCCCAGGTGCGCCCGGAACGGCGGGCGGGCGACCCGGCGGCGCTCGCCGACGCGGTGCTGCGCGCGCACCTGGTGCCGCTGGCCGCCGCCGTGCGCGCCCGACACCGGCTCGCGCCCGGCCTGCTGCGCGGCAACGCCGCCTCGGCGCTGGCCGGTGCCGCGCGCACCCTGGAGCAGTGGGCACGGGCGCACGGCCGCCCCGAGGCCGCCGACCGCACCCGCGCCCTCACCGCCGGCCTGTTCGCCGACCCGCTGCTCGCCGGCACCGGCACCCTCACCGGCACCGCCTTCCGGCGCCGCAGCTGCTGCCTCTACTACCGGGTACCCGGCTCCGGGGTGTGCGGCGACTGCTGCTTCACCCGGCCACCGCGGTCTTCCCCGCGCACCACATCTGGGTGA
- a CDS encoding SDR family NAD(P)-dependent oxidoreductase, with protein MTVTQDGTQTTDEVVHGPGIDPERLAICLSVLEELDELEVDHPDAIKVRRATSHIYRTVKQRRRQERRAAKTAHDRQVTEATATGSAERIDDETEGILPSSKIEAGRIAGILQRPRSCYVCKTRYVEVDYFYHQLCQDCAAENRARRDARADLTGKRALLTGGRAKIGMYIALRLLRDGAHTTVTTRFPKDAIRRFKAMDDSADWIHRLEVVGIDLRDPAQAVALADQVAEAGPLDILINNATQTVRRLPSAYAALVEGESAPLPAGELPAHHVIGAFNSGAVDGLAALPVGTSGLDAQQVADLALVAGNASVARHLDGTAIDAGGLVPDVVDTNTWVQTIEQISPVELLETQLCNYTAPFILISKLRPVMAEAARKASSGRSYVVNVSAMEGVFNRGYKGAGHPNTNAAKAAMNMVTRTSAQEMFDTDRILMTSVDTGWITDERPHFDKLRLAEEGFHAPLDLVDGAARVYDPIVRGEAGEDLYGVFLKDYAPGKW; from the coding sequence ATGACGGTCACACAAGACGGCACCCAGACCACGGACGAGGTGGTCCACGGGCCCGGCATCGACCCCGAGCGCCTGGCGATCTGCCTCAGCGTGCTCGAAGAGCTGGACGAGCTGGAGGTCGACCACCCCGACGCGATCAAGGTCCGCCGGGCCACGTCGCACATCTACCGCACGGTGAAGCAGCGCCGCCGCCAGGAGCGCCGGGCCGCCAAGACCGCCCACGACCGGCAGGTCACCGAGGCCACCGCGACCGGCTCCGCCGAGCGCATCGACGACGAGACCGAGGGCATCCTGCCCTCCTCCAAGATCGAGGCGGGCCGCATCGCCGGGATACTCCAGCGCCCGCGCTCCTGCTACGTCTGCAAGACGCGGTACGTCGAGGTCGACTACTTCTACCACCAGCTCTGCCAGGACTGCGCCGCCGAGAACCGGGCCAGGCGCGACGCCCGCGCCGACCTCACCGGCAAGCGCGCGCTGCTCACCGGCGGCCGGGCCAAGATCGGCATGTACATCGCGCTGCGGCTGCTGCGCGACGGCGCCCACACGACGGTCACCACCCGGTTCCCGAAGGACGCCATCCGCCGCTTCAAGGCCATGGACGACTCGGCGGACTGGATCCACCGCCTGGAGGTCGTCGGCATCGACCTGCGCGACCCGGCCCAGGCCGTGGCCCTCGCCGACCAGGTGGCCGAGGCCGGCCCGCTCGACATCCTGATCAACAACGCCACCCAGACCGTGCGCCGGCTGCCCTCCGCCTACGCCGCCCTCGTCGAGGGCGAGAGCGCCCCGCTGCCCGCCGGGGAACTGCCCGCCCACCACGTCATCGGCGCCTTCAACTCCGGCGCGGTCGACGGCCTCGCCGCGCTGCCCGTCGGCACCAGCGGCCTGGACGCGCAGCAGGTCGCCGACCTCGCCCTGGTCGCGGGCAACGCCAGCGTCGCCCGCCACCTCGACGGCACGGCCATCGACGCCGGCGGCCTGGTACCGGACGTCGTGGACACCAACACCTGGGTGCAGACCATCGAGCAGATCTCCCCCGTGGAGCTGCTGGAGACCCAGCTCTGCAACTACACCGCGCCGTTCATCCTGATCAGCAAGTTGCGCCCGGTGATGGCCGAGGCGGCCCGCAAGGCGTCCAGCGGACGCTCCTACGTCGTCAACGTCTCGGCGATGGAAGGCGTCTTCAACCGGGGCTACAAGGGCGCCGGACACCCGAACACCAACGCCGCGAAGGCCGCGATGAACATGGTGACGCGGACCAGCGCCCAGGAGATGTTCGACACCGACCGCATCCTGATGACCTCGGTCGACACCGGCTGGATCACCGACGAGCGGCCGCACTTCGACAAGCTGCGCCTCGCCGAGGAGGGCTTCCACGCCCCGCTCGACCTGGTCGACGGCGCGGCGCGGGTCTACGACCCGATCGTGCGCGGCGAGGCCGGCGAGGACCTGTACGGCGTCTTCCTGAAGGACTACGCGCCCGGCAAGTGGTGA
- the glgA gene encoding glycogen synthase translates to MRVGLLTREYPPDVYGGAGVHVEFLARELRPLVDLKVHCWGEASRAERGTGVVRHRPWPALDGANDALRTFSVDLGIAAALEGRELVHSHTWYANLAGHFAKLLYGVPHVLTAHSLEPLRPWKAEQLGGGYALSSWAERTAVEAADAVIAVSGAMREDILACYPALDPARVHVVHNGIDTELYRPDPATDVLHRLGIDPGRPYVLFVGRITRQKGVPHLLRAVRDIDPAAQVVLCAGAPDTPEIDREFRELYRELCAVREGVHWIPRMLPRPEVIQLLTHAAVFACPSVYEPLGIVNLEAMACGTPVVASRVGGIPEVVAEGTTGLLVPVDDAFETGLARALDAVLGDPEGARRMGEAGRERAVGEFGWDTVARRTARLYERVVADGT, encoded by the coding sequence GTGCGCGTGGGACTGCTGACCCGGGAGTACCCGCCGGACGTCTACGGCGGCGCGGGCGTCCATGTGGAGTTCCTGGCCCGGGAGTTGCGCCCGCTCGTCGACCTGAAGGTGCACTGCTGGGGCGAGGCGTCCCGGGCGGAGCGCGGCACCGGCGTGGTGCGCCACCGCCCCTGGCCCGCCCTCGACGGCGCCAACGACGCGCTGCGCACCTTCTCCGTGGACCTGGGGATCGCCGCCGCGCTCGAAGGACGCGAACTCGTCCACTCCCACACCTGGTACGCCAACCTGGCCGGCCACTTCGCCAAGTTGCTGTACGGCGTCCCGCACGTGCTCACCGCCCACTCCCTGGAGCCGCTGCGCCCCTGGAAGGCCGAGCAACTGGGCGGCGGATACGCCCTGTCGAGCTGGGCCGAGCGCACCGCGGTGGAGGCGGCCGACGCGGTGATCGCCGTCTCCGGCGCCATGCGCGAGGACATCCTCGCCTGCTACCCGGCACTGGACCCGGCGCGGGTCCACGTGGTCCACAACGGCATCGACACCGAGCTGTACCGGCCCGATCCGGCCACCGACGTACTGCACCGCCTCGGCATCGACCCCGGCCGGCCCTACGTCCTCTTCGTCGGCCGCATCACCCGCCAGAAGGGCGTCCCCCACCTGCTGCGCGCCGTCCGGGACATCGACCCGGCCGCCCAGGTCGTGCTGTGTGCGGGCGCACCCGACACCCCGGAGATCGACCGGGAGTTCCGCGAGCTGTACCGCGAACTGTGCGCGGTGCGCGAGGGCGTGCACTGGATCCCGCGGATGCTGCCGCGCCCCGAGGTGATCCAGCTCCTCACCCACGCCGCCGTGTTCGCGTGCCCGTCGGTGTACGAGCCGCTGGGCATCGTCAACCTGGAGGCGATGGCCTGCGGCACGCCCGTCGTCGCCTCCCGGGTCGGCGGCATCCCGGAGGTCGTCGCGGAGGGCACGACGGGCCTGCTGGTGCCGGTGGACGACGCGTTCGAGACGGGACTCGCCCGGGCCCTGGACGCGGTGCTCGGCGACCCGGAGGGCGCCCGGCGGATGGGCGAGGCGGGACGGGAGCGGGCGGTCGGCGAGTTCGGCTGGGACACGGTGGCCCGGCGCACCGCCCGGCTCTACGAGCGGGTCGTCGCCGACGGGACGTAG
- a CDS encoding amidase, protein MTNWVGRTAAEIAAAVREKQVTPREVVAEHLARIERLDGRIGAFRVVRAEAALREADEVGARGDLADLPLAGVPVAVKDNVPVGGETCRNGSAATPDTPVERDHVTVARLRAAGAVVVGLTHVPELCIFATTDGVHGTSRNPWDTSRSAGGSSGGSAAAVAAGMVPIALGTDGMGSLRIPAANCGLVAIKPGHGVVPAGLGGNDWFGMTENGPFATTVADARLMLSVLADREDGMEPEAAATRRIAVSLRSPLPGVTPGKPYASAVREAAGLLIKAGHQVRRADPPYPKTLGVTALAHWTAGASVDAQALDPRLLTRRTRVHAAIGRRVAGRVGTGADREALRRRLKPFFDEYDVLLTPALARRSPRVAPWHERGWLRNIAANSTYAPMTPPWNLTGWPAMVVPLGTLPSGAPCAVQLVGRPGSEALLLEVAGQLERQRPWERVAPLG, encoded by the coding sequence GTGACCAACTGGGTCGGACGGACCGCCGCCGAGATCGCCGCCGCCGTGCGGGAGAAGCAGGTCACGCCGCGGGAGGTGGTGGCGGAGCACCTGGCGCGCATCGAGCGGCTGGACGGGCGCATCGGAGCGTTCCGTGTGGTGCGGGCCGAGGCCGCGCTGCGGGAGGCCGACGAGGTGGGCGCGCGCGGGGATCTGGCCGATCTGCCGCTCGCCGGTGTGCCCGTGGCCGTCAAGGACAACGTGCCGGTCGGCGGCGAGACCTGCCGCAACGGCTCGGCGGCGACACCGGACACGCCGGTCGAACGGGACCATGTCACCGTGGCCCGGCTGCGGGCCGCGGGCGCGGTCGTCGTGGGCCTGACGCACGTGCCCGAGCTGTGCATCTTCGCGACGACGGACGGGGTGCACGGCACCTCCCGCAACCCGTGGGACACCTCCCGTTCCGCGGGCGGCTCGTCGGGCGGCAGCGCCGCCGCCGTGGCCGCCGGGATGGTGCCGATCGCGCTCGGCACCGACGGCATGGGGTCGCTGCGGATTCCGGCGGCCAACTGCGGACTGGTCGCGATCAAGCCGGGCCACGGGGTGGTCCCGGCCGGTCTCGGCGGCAACGACTGGTTCGGCATGACAGAGAACGGCCCGTTCGCCACCACCGTCGCGGACGCGCGGCTGATGCTTTCCGTCCTCGCCGACCGCGAGGACGGGATGGAGCCCGAGGCGGCCGCCACCCGCCGGATCGCCGTGTCGCTGCGCAGCCCGCTGCCGGGGGTGACCCCCGGCAAGCCGTACGCGTCGGCCGTGCGGGAGGCGGCCGGGCTGCTGATCAAGGCGGGGCACCAGGTGCGGCGCGCCGACCCGCCCTATCCGAAGACGCTGGGCGTCACGGCGCTGGCGCACTGGACGGCGGGCGCCTCCGTCGACGCCCAGGCGCTCGATCCTCGGCTGCTGACCCGGCGGACCCGCGTCCACGCGGCCATCGGGCGCCGCGTCGCCGGGCGGGTGGGCACCGGCGCGGACCGCGAGGCGCTGCGCCGGCGGCTGAAGCCGTTCTTCGACGAGTACGACGTGCTGCTCACCCCGGCGCTCGCCCGCCGCTCCCCGCGGGTGGCGCCGTGGCACGAGCGGGGCTGGCTGCGCAACATCGCCGCCAACTCGACGTACGCGCCGATGACCCCGCCGTGGAACCTCACCGGCTGGCCCGCGATGGTGGTCCCGCTCGGCACGCTCCCCTCCGGCGCCCCGTGCGCCGTGCAGCTGGTGGGGCGGCCGGGATCCGAGGCGTTGCTGCTGGAGGTGGCGGGCCAGTTGGAGCGGCAGCGCCCGTGGGAGCGGGTCGCGCCGCTCGGGTAG
- the glgC gene encoding glucose-1-phosphate adenylyltransferase — MRRGGPSVLGIVLAGGEGKRLMPLTADRAKPAVTFGGTYRLVDFVLSNLVNADILRICVLTQYKSHSLDRHITTTWRMSSLLGNYVTPVPAQQRLGPRWYLGSADAILQSLNLVYDEQPEYVAVFGADHVYRMDPRQMLAQHVESGAGVTVAGIRVPRAESSSFGVITPGSDGRTVQRFLEKPADPPGLPDAPDCVFASMGNYLFTTKVLIEALQRDAEDESSVHDMGGSILPQLTARGEAQLYDFGDNHVPGETSRDQGYWRDVGTLDAYYEAHMDLIAERPAFNLYNRHWPVYTHSNQLSPARFNGGGIAGESIISSGCLIRGQVTRSVLSPGVVVDPGAVVQGSVLHDNVHIGRGAVVRGAILDKNVEVPPGATIGVNPERDAELYTVSKGGVIALGKGQRVS; from the coding sequence ATGCGTCGTGGGGGACCTTCGGTGCTCGGGATCGTCCTCGCCGGGGGCGAGGGCAAGCGTCTGATGCCGCTGACCGCGGACCGCGCCAAACCCGCGGTCACCTTCGGCGGCACCTACCGGCTCGTCGACTTCGTCCTGTCCAACCTCGTCAACGCGGACATCCTGCGGATCTGTGTGCTGACGCAGTACAAGTCGCACTCGCTGGACCGGCACATCACCACCACCTGGCGGATGTCCAGCCTGCTCGGCAACTACGTCACCCCGGTCCCCGCCCAGCAGCGCCTCGGCCCGCGCTGGTACCTGGGCAGCGCGGACGCCATCCTCCAGTCGCTGAACCTGGTGTACGACGAACAGCCGGAGTACGTCGCGGTGTTCGGCGCGGACCACGTCTACCGCATGGACCCGCGGCAGATGCTCGCCCAGCACGTCGAGTCCGGCGCGGGCGTGACCGTCGCGGGCATCCGGGTGCCGCGCGCCGAGTCGTCGTCCTTCGGGGTGATCACCCCCGGGTCGGACGGGCGGACGGTGCAGCGGTTCCTGGAGAAGCCGGCCGATCCGCCGGGGCTGCCGGACGCCCCCGACTGCGTCTTCGCGTCGATGGGCAACTACCTCTTCACCACCAAGGTCCTCATCGAGGCGCTCCAGCGGGACGCCGAGGACGAGAGCTCGGTGCACGACATGGGCGGCTCGATCCTGCCGCAGCTCACCGCGCGCGGCGAGGCCCAGCTGTACGACTTCGGCGACAACCACGTACCCGGCGAGACCTCCCGCGACCAGGGCTACTGGCGGGACGTGGGCACCCTCGACGCGTACTACGAGGCCCACATGGACCTGATCGCCGAGCGCCCCGCCTTCAACCTGTACAACCGCCACTGGCCCGTCTACACCCACTCCAACCAGCTCTCCCCGGCCCGCTTCAACGGCGGCGGCATCGCGGGCGAGTCGATCATCAGCTCGGGCTGCCTCATCCGGGGGCAGGTGACCCGGTCCGTGCTCTCGCCGGGGGTGGTGGTCGACCCCGGCGCGGTGGTGCAGGGCTCGGTGCTGCACGACAACGTGCACATCGGCCGGGGCGCGGTGGTGCGCGGCGCCATCCTCGACAAGAACGTCGAGGTGCCGCCGGGCGCCACGATCGGCGTGAACCCCGAGCGGGACGCCGAGCTGTACACGGTGTCCAAGGGCGGGGTGATCGCGCTCGGCAAGGGACAGCGGGTCTCCTGA